The following proteins come from a genomic window of Mycolicibacterium rufum:
- a CDS encoding TetR/AcrR family transcriptional regulator — protein sequence MDIGTDSPTDPTTAATGGPRPRSVRERLIDAAEQCLTVKGIRATTVSEVAEVAGVSRGWLYRHFPDKAELLGAAIVRLNEAFWTESRTRLDAVTGLDQRIAVGVALARRESETPGALVLKLRQEEPEAFTACVGLGVRGLIPEIAAFWVPYVQAAVDDGEIHPDTDCAEAAEWIARIMMSLATVPGEQCDLDDHASVLRHARRYIVAGLRAEPAN from the coding sequence GTGGACATCGGGACAGATTCGCCGACGGATCCCACGACCGCGGCGACGGGTGGACCCAGGCCGCGGTCGGTGCGGGAGCGGCTGATCGACGCGGCCGAACAGTGCCTGACCGTGAAGGGGATCCGCGCGACGACCGTCTCGGAGGTCGCCGAGGTGGCGGGCGTCAGTCGGGGCTGGCTGTACCGACACTTCCCGGACAAGGCCGAACTGCTCGGGGCCGCGATCGTGCGCCTCAACGAGGCGTTCTGGACTGAGTCGCGCACCCGGCTGGACGCCGTCACCGGGCTGGACCAGCGGATCGCCGTCGGGGTGGCGCTGGCGCGCCGGGAGTCCGAGACGCCCGGGGCGCTGGTGCTCAAGCTCCGACAGGAGGAGCCGGAGGCGTTCACCGCGTGCGTGGGACTGGGCGTGCGGGGTTTGATCCCGGAGATCGCCGCGTTCTGGGTGCCCTACGTGCAGGCGGCGGTCGATGACGGAGAGATCCACCCGGACACCGACTGCGCCGAGGCCGCCGAATGGATCGCGCGCATCATGATGAGCCTCGCGACCGTGCCGGGCGAACAGTGCGACCTCGACGACCACGCATCGGTGCTGCGGCACGCGCGCCGCTACATCGTCGCGGGGTTGCGGGCCGAGCCCGCGAACTGA
- the rho gene encoding transcription termination factor Rho — MTDTDLITAGGISDSDALPTAVATDTPPAPAADTAAAPARRGALTSLVLPELRAMAKEIGVEGASGMRKSELIAAIRERRGDKNGAPAAESAPSQPAPAAESAPSQPAPAGDGAAEQAPAASAPRRERRSASREQGGSASPDQPKGQDEARPEVADQAADTAERPADQGRGQGRQDNQGRQDNQGRQDQSEKADRNERQNDGGGRQNDRGQNDGGGRQNDRGQNDGGGRQNDRNQNERNQNERNQNDRNQNDAQRGGGDDDDDNRQGRRGRRFRDRRRRERGGEGGGGNDRDTELREDDVVQPVAGILDVLDNYAFVRTSGYLAGPNDVYVSMNMVRKNGLRRGDAVTGAVRVAKDGDGGGQNSRQKFNPLVRLDSVNGKPVEEARNRPEFTKLTPLYPNQRLRLETSSDKLTTRVIDLIMPIGKGQRALIVSPPKAGKTTIMQDIANAITRNNPECHLMVVLVDERPEEVTDMQRSVKGEVIASTFDRPPSDHTQAAELAIERAKRLVEQGKDVVVLLDSITRLGRAYNNASPASGRILSGGVDSTALYPPKRFLGAARNIEEGGSLTIIATAMVETGSTGDTVIFEEFKGTGNAELKLDRKIAERRVFPAVDVNPSGTRKDELLLSPDEFAIVHKLRRVLSGLDPHQAIDLLMSQLRKTKNNYEFLVQVSKNTPGGNDND, encoded by the coding sequence GTGACTGATACGGACCTCATTACGGCTGGCGGCATCTCCGACAGCGATGCGCTGCCCACCGCCGTGGCCACAGACACCCCGCCCGCGCCCGCCGCGGACACTGCTGCTGCCCCCGCGCGTCGCGGCGCTCTGACCAGCCTCGTGCTGCCCGAACTGCGCGCGATGGCCAAGGAGATCGGCGTCGAGGGCGCCTCCGGCATGCGCAAGAGCGAGCTGATCGCGGCCATCCGCGAACGGCGCGGAGACAAGAACGGCGCTCCGGCCGCCGAGTCCGCCCCGAGCCAGCCGGCACCGGCCGCCGAGTCCGCACCGAGCCAGCCGGCACCGGCCGGCGACGGTGCCGCCGAGCAGGCCCCGGCCGCGTCCGCGCCGCGCCGCGAGCGGCGCTCGGCGTCACGCGAGCAGGGCGGTTCCGCGTCCCCCGACCAGCCCAAGGGTCAGGACGAGGCGCGCCCCGAGGTCGCCGACCAGGCTGCCGACACCGCGGAGCGCCCGGCCGACCAGGGCCGCGGCCAGGGTCGCCAGGACAACCAAGGTCGTCAGGACAACCAGGGTCGCCAGGACCAGTCCGAGAAGGCCGACCGGAACGAACGCCAGAACGATGGCGGTGGTCGTCAGAACGACCGTGGCCAGAACGATGGCGGTGGACGTCAGAACGACCGTGGCCAGAATGACGGCGGCGGCCGTCAGAACGACCGCAACCAGAACGAGCGCAACCAGAACGAGCGCAACCAGAACGATCGCAATCAGAACGACGCCCAGCGCGGCGGCGGCGATGACGACGACGACAACCGGCAGGGCCGTCGCGGCCGCCGGTTCCGCGATCGCCGGCGCCGGGAACGCGGCGGCGAAGGTGGCGGCGGCAACGACCGCGACACCGAGTTGCGCGAGGACGATGTCGTCCAGCCGGTCGCCGGCATCCTCGACGTGCTCGACAACTACGCGTTCGTCCGCACCTCGGGATACCTGGCCGGGCCGAACGACGTGTACGTGTCGATGAACATGGTGCGCAAGAACGGCCTGCGCCGCGGCGACGCGGTGACCGGTGCGGTGCGTGTCGCCAAGGACGGCGACGGCGGCGGTCAGAACTCGCGGCAGAAGTTCAACCCGCTGGTGCGCCTCGACTCCGTCAACGGCAAGCCGGTCGAAGAGGCCCGGAACCGGCCGGAGTTCACCAAGCTCACCCCGCTCTACCCGAACCAGCGGCTGCGCCTGGAGACCAGCAGCGACAAGCTGACGACCCGCGTGATCGACCTGATCATGCCGATCGGCAAGGGTCAGCGCGCGCTGATCGTGTCGCCGCCCAAGGCCGGTAAGACCACGATCATGCAGGACATCGCCAACGCGATCACCCGCAACAACCCCGAGTGCCATCTGATGGTCGTGCTCGTCGACGAGCGGCCCGAAGAGGTCACCGACATGCAGCGCTCGGTCAAGGGTGAGGTCATCGCCTCGACCTTCGACCGGCCGCCGTCAGACCACACTCAGGCCGCCGAGCTCGCGATCGAGCGGGCCAAGCGTCTGGTCGAGCAGGGCAAGGACGTCGTCGTGCTGCTCGACTCGATCACCCGGCTGGGACGCGCGTACAACAACGCCTCGCCGGCGTCGGGGCGCATCCTCTCCGGTGGTGTCGACTCGACCGCGCTCTACCCGCCGAAGCGGTTCCTCGGCGCGGCGCGCAACATCGAGGAGGGCGGCTCGCTGACGATCATCGCCACCGCCATGGTCGAGACGGGCTCCACCGGTGACACGGTCATCTTCGAGGAGTTCAAGGGCACGGGTAACGCCGAGCTCAAGCTCGATCGCAAGATCGCCGAGCGCCGGGTGTTCCCCGCGGTCGACGTCAACCCGTCGGGTACCCGCAAGGACGAGCTGCTGCTCTCACCGGACGAGTTCGCGATCGTGCACAAGCTGCGCCGGGTGCTGTCCGGGCTGGACCCGCACCAGGCCATCGACCTGTTGATGAGCCAGCTGCGCAAGACCAAGAACAACTACGAGTTCCTGGTCCAGGTCTCGAAGAACACCCCCGGCGGCAACGACAACGACTGA
- a CDS encoding maleylpyruvate isomerase family mycothiol-dependent enzyme, which yields MDEQTVWRHVGTQRRELADLIEALDADPQVWSTPSLCDGWTVRDVAAHLTHGTLPVPRMLVEAARSGFRFNAVVDRMARQDRSTPADIAATLRRVADSRRHPPGTSPVEPLIDLLVHGQDLCVPLGIDRPMPTDAAVVAAARVWDMGFPFRARRRCAGMRLVATDAEFAVGEGREVAAPVRELLLLLTGRHAGVSAAG from the coding sequence ATGGACGAGCAGACCGTCTGGCGACACGTCGGTACGCAGCGGCGCGAACTCGCCGACCTCATCGAGGCGCTCGACGCCGACCCGCAGGTGTGGTCGACACCCTCGCTCTGCGACGGCTGGACCGTCCGGGACGTGGCGGCCCATCTCACGCACGGCACGCTGCCGGTGCCCCGAATGCTGGTCGAGGCGGCCCGCAGCGGCTTCCGCTTCAATGCCGTGGTCGACCGGATGGCCCGCCAGGACCGCAGCACCCCGGCCGACATCGCGGCCACGTTGCGCAGGGTCGCCGACTCGCGGCGCCACCCGCCCGGCACATCGCCGGTGGAACCGCTGATCGACCTGCTGGTGCACGGGCAGGATCTCTGCGTCCCGCTCGGCATCGACCGCCCGATGCCCACCGACGCGGCCGTCGTCGCCGCTGCGCGGGTGTGGGACATGGGCTTCCCGTTCCGGGCCCGCCGGCGGTGCGCCGGAATGCGGTTGGTGGCCACCGATGCCGAATTCGCCGTGGGAGAGGGGCGCGAGGTGGCCGCACCCGTTCGGGAACTGCTGCTCCTGCTCACGGGCAGGCACGCAGGCGTCAGCGCGGCCGGATAG
- the thrB gene encoding homoserine kinase: protein MIRTLPAGLTATAVVAASSANLGPGFDSMGLAVSLYDEIVVETTTSGLVVEVRGEGEGQVPLDRTHLVVRAIERGLQETSVSAAGLIVRCTNAIPHSRGLGSSAAAVVGGLAAANGLAAQASSTPMSSEALVQVSSEFEGHPDNASAAVLGGAVVSWTENTAGTPRYAAAPIRLHPDITLFTAIPAVRSSTAETRILLPDHVSHVVARFNVSRAALLVVALTERPDLLMAATEDLLHQPQRAPAMPASAEYLAVLRRCGVAAVLSGAGPAVLALSTRSDLPGEALEAGRELGFSVARTPLGHGVKWSSGVAVRP, encoded by the coding sequence GTGATCCGCACCCTGCCCGCTGGGCTGACGGCCACCGCGGTGGTCGCGGCCTCCAGCGCCAATCTCGGCCCCGGCTTCGACAGCATGGGTCTCGCGGTCAGCCTGTACGACGAGATCGTGGTCGAGACAACGACTTCCGGCCTGGTCGTCGAGGTGCGCGGGGAGGGCGAAGGCCAGGTGCCGCTGGACCGCACGCATCTGGTCGTGCGGGCCATCGAGCGGGGACTGCAGGAGACGTCGGTGTCCGCGGCCGGGTTGATCGTGCGCTGCACCAACGCCATTCCGCACTCCCGGGGGCTCGGTTCATCGGCGGCTGCGGTGGTCGGCGGTCTCGCCGCCGCCAACGGACTTGCGGCACAAGCCTCTTCGACTCCGATGAGCAGCGAGGCGCTGGTGCAGGTCTCCTCGGAGTTCGAGGGGCATCCGGACAATGCGTCGGCCGCCGTACTGGGCGGCGCGGTGGTGTCGTGGACCGAGAACACCGCGGGCACGCCACGCTATGCGGCCGCCCCGATCCGGTTGCATCCCGATATCACGCTGTTCACCGCGATCCCCGCCGTGCGCTCGTCGACGGCGGAAACCCGGATCCTGCTGCCCGATCACGTCAGCCACGTCGTGGCGCGGTTCAACGTGAGCCGCGCGGCCCTGCTCGTCGTCGCCCTGACCGAACGGCCTGATCTGCTGATGGCCGCCACCGAAGACCTGCTGCACCAGCCGCAGCGTGCACCGGCGATGCCCGCGTCGGCGGAATACCTCGCGGTGCTGCGGCGTTGTGGCGTGGCAGCAGTGCTCTCAGGTGCGGGGCCTGCGGTGTTGGCGCTGAGCACCCGCTCCGATCTGCCGGGGGAAGCCCTCGAGGCCGGTCGGGAGCTCGGGTTCTCGGTCGCGAGGACACCCCTGGGACACGGCGTGAAGTGGTCGTCCGGGGTGGCCGTCCGGCCCTGA
- the thrC gene encoding threonine synthase, which yields MSTTRAVHQPWPGLIEAYRERLPIDDAWTPITLREGGTPLLPAPRLSEYTGCTVHLKVEGLNPTGSFKDRGMTMAVTEAVARGQQAVLCASTGNTSASAAAYAARAGITCAVLVPQGKIALGKLAQAVMHGAKIIQIDGNFDDCLELARKLTADFPTVSLVNSVNPFRIEGQKTAAFEIVDALGDAPEVHALPVGNAGNITAYWKGYTEYHRDGVAGRLPRMLGTQAAGAAPLVLGEPVSDPETIATAIRIGSPASWTQAVEAQQQSDGRFLAATDEEILAAYHLVARAEGVFVEPASAASIAGLLKSIEDGWVAKGSTVVCTVTGNGLKDPDTALKGMPAVIPVPVDPVAVVAKLGLV from the coding sequence ATCACCCTGCGCGAAGGCGGCACCCCCTTGCTGCCCGCCCCGCGGTTGAGCGAATACACCGGCTGCACCGTGCATCTGAAGGTCGAGGGCCTCAACCCCACCGGGTCGTTCAAGGACCGCGGGATGACGATGGCGGTCACCGAGGCGGTGGCGCGCGGACAGCAGGCCGTGCTCTGCGCCTCGACGGGGAACACGTCCGCCTCGGCCGCGGCCTACGCGGCGCGCGCCGGCATCACCTGCGCGGTGCTGGTGCCGCAGGGCAAGATCGCGCTGGGCAAGCTCGCGCAGGCGGTCATGCACGGCGCCAAGATCATCCAGATCGACGGCAACTTCGACGACTGCCTGGAACTGGCCCGCAAGCTCACGGCAGACTTCCCGACGGTGTCCCTGGTCAACTCGGTCAACCCGTTCCGGATCGAAGGCCAGAAGACGGCCGCGTTCGAGATCGTCGACGCCCTCGGCGACGCCCCCGAAGTGCACGCGCTCCCGGTCGGCAACGCGGGCAACATCACCGCGTATTGGAAGGGCTACACCGAATACCACCGCGACGGAGTGGCCGGCCGGCTGCCGCGGATGCTCGGCACCCAGGCCGCCGGCGCCGCCCCGCTGGTGCTCGGGGAACCGGTCAGCGACCCCGAGACCATCGCCACGGCGATCCGCATCGGCTCGCCCGCATCGTGGACCCAGGCGGTCGAAGCCCAGCAGCAGTCCGACGGACGCTTCCTGGCCGCCACCGACGAGGAGATCCTCGCCGCCTACCACCTCGTCGCCCGCGCCGAAGGGGTGTTCGTCGAGCCGGCATCGGCGGCGAGCATCGCCGGCCTGCTGAAATCTATCGAAGACGGTTGGGTCGCCAAGGGTTCCACCGTCGTGTGCACCGTGACCGGCAACGGTCTGAAGGACCCGGACACCGCGCTCAAGGGTATGCCCGCGGTGATCCCCGTGCCCGTCGACCCGGTGGCCGTGGTCGCGAAGCTCGGCCTGGTCTAG
- a CDS encoding MarR family winged helix-turn-helix transcriptional regulator: MTEQPGTAVLMFIAHRDAESRVMAALARAGVTEVTVAQSRLLQRLSPEGSRLTDLAEQARVTKQTAGALVDQLERAGYVVRQPDPSDARARLVTLSDRGAELCRMAAEEVAQLEDQWRDHLGRQSYEALRGALISLREITDPYR; this comes from the coding sequence ATGACGGAGCAGCCGGGGACGGCCGTGTTGATGTTCATCGCCCACCGCGATGCCGAGAGCCGGGTGATGGCAGCGCTGGCGAGGGCAGGTGTCACCGAAGTGACCGTCGCGCAGTCGCGACTGCTGCAGCGATTGAGCCCCGAGGGATCCCGGCTCACCGATCTCGCCGAGCAGGCACGGGTGACCAAACAGACCGCCGGCGCACTGGTCGACCAGCTCGAGCGGGCCGGCTACGTGGTCCGTCAACCCGATCCGAGCGATGCGAGAGCGCGGCTGGTGACGTTGAGCGACAGGGGCGCCGAACTCTGCCGGATGGCCGCCGAGGAAGTCGCGCAGCTGGAAGACCAGTGGCGCGACCATCTCGGCAGGCAGTCCTACGAGGCACTGCGGGGGGCACTGATCTCGCTGCGCGAGATCACCGACCCCTACCGGTGA